The Megasphaera stantonii genome includes a window with the following:
- a CDS encoding MobA/MobL family protein, whose translation MNTVAHYEYICREGSYANMKGREEDLVFSRSGNMPDWAAHAGQFWQTAEEKRQANGRAYREIRLALQEELSLADNIALVEEFLDKTGIGKRHAFSYAVHDKTAAFDKDHRNIHVHIMFCEKTIEVDRSLGPDMYFKHYYLDQQGHPCAGYRADRYYQSVQGTRAMRKLWADMVNARFKAAGMEISVSEKSLQAQRDDLIEQGRHDEAALLDRIPAPHLGDAYRNPKTLEKIREREREIESQCDDPTCTADEMDETDQPESVAEQKIVMFATDAVLRKVIAEIRREQERIRREEIREREALIAESLDEQAAEELEAQPVTVTAADVYDALLEKKEAFAQKEARYLAEYKQLQKQMVAKDNMWPMAIEKVIGKGYWNTVRQHKRLEEQIQPVADEYYKLARDRNVNEELRTQYAQLIRRKQAAEADIQRYKGEIQANREAIEKVVAEFKQTNEQVLAQGKKIYRQVMMARKQKKLFAGKAEELKKNVPMDHLYYCDSLHNVVLRSSQIEGRKAVKDCHICAHKGRAYAVIDDLKLEPGKIERAGAVMVGDTMNKGQARLYMVTVQPSDHLQGFDITDVEKTDGKVRMYGIRQNEAVMEPGGKAARNVHLKRHAEFTDKLNHMLQKAVDDTKARYHAWWDDSDPHQKKNEAERVEEEMYKGWSL comes from the coding sequence GTGAATACAGTAGCGCACTACGAATATATTTGCCGGGAAGGCAGCTATGCCAACATGAAGGGCCGTGAAGAAGACTTGGTATTTTCTCGCAGCGGGAATATGCCGGACTGGGCAGCTCATGCCGGCCAGTTCTGGCAAACGGCTGAGGAAAAACGCCAGGCAAACGGCCGTGCATACCGGGAAATCCGCTTAGCACTACAGGAAGAGCTGTCCCTTGCTGACAATATCGCCTTGGTGGAAGAATTTTTAGATAAGACCGGTATAGGTAAACGTCATGCCTTTTCCTATGCCGTGCATGATAAAACGGCGGCCTTCGATAAAGACCACCGTAATATTCATGTGCACATCATGTTCTGTGAAAAAACGATTGAAGTAGACCGGTCGCTGGGACCGGACATGTATTTTAAGCATTATTATCTGGATCAGCAAGGGCATCCGTGTGCCGGATACCGCGCGGACCGGTACTATCAGTCTGTTCAGGGAACACGTGCTATGCGTAAACTGTGGGCTGACATGGTAAATGCGAGATTCAAGGCTGCCGGTATGGAGATTTCGGTTTCGGAAAAATCCCTTCAGGCGCAGCGCGACGATTTGATAGAGCAGGGCCGCCATGACGAAGCAGCCCTCCTGGACCGGATACCGGCGCCCCATTTGGGGGATGCGTACCGGAATCCAAAGACTTTGGAAAAAATCCGCGAGCGGGAACGGGAAATAGAGTCCCAGTGTGATGACCCGACTTGTACAGCCGATGAAATGGACGAGACGGATCAGCCGGAGTCGGTTGCCGAGCAGAAGATTGTCATGTTTGCCACCGACGCTGTACTGCGCAAGGTCATCGCTGAAATCCGGCGGGAGCAGGAACGTATCCGCCGGGAAGAAATCCGTGAACGGGAAGCTCTCATTGCCGAATCGTTGGATGAACAGGCTGCGGAAGAATTGGAAGCCCAGCCGGTTACGGTGACGGCTGCTGACGTATATGATGCGCTGCTGGAAAAGAAGGAGGCGTTTGCCCAAAAAGAAGCCCGGTATCTTGCCGAGTACAAGCAGCTGCAGAAGCAGATGGTTGCCAAAGACAATATGTGGCCCATGGCGATTGAAAAGGTCATTGGCAAGGGGTACTGGAATACGGTTAGACAACACAAGCGTTTGGAAGAGCAGATTCAGCCCGTTGCGGACGAATATTACAAGCTGGCCCGTGATCGCAACGTCAATGAAGAACTGCGAACGCAATATGCTCAGCTGATACGCCGGAAACAGGCTGCAGAAGCAGATATCCAGCGATATAAGGGAGAGATACAAGCCAATAGGGAGGCGATTGAGAAGGTTGTCGCAGAGTTTAAGCAAACCAATGAGCAAGTGCTGGCTCAGGGGAAAAAAATATATCGCCAGGTTATGATGGCCCGGAAACAGAAAAAGCTCTTTGCCGGCAAGGCAGAAGAGCTAAAGAAGAATGTCCCGATGGATCACTTATATTATTGTGACAGCCTGCATAACGTGGTACTGCGCAGTTCGCAAATTGAGGGGCGCAAGGCCGTTAAAGATTGCCATATTTGTGCGCATAAAGGCCGAGCGTATGCCGTCATTGACGACCTCAAATTGGAGCCGGGAAAGATAGAGCGGGCAGGCGCCGTTATGGTAGGTGATACGATGAACAAAGGGCAGGCGCGCTTGTACATGGTAACGGTGCAGCCATCGGATCATCTGCAGGGCTTTGATATAACCGACGTAGAAAAAACAGACGGAAAAGTACGTATGTATGGTATCCGTCAGAATGAGGCGGTTATGGAGCCCGGAGGCAAGGCTGCACGGAATGTGCATCTAAAGCGCCATGCAGAGTTTACGGATAAGCTGAATCACATGCTGCAGAAAGCTGTGGATGATACGAAAGCCCGGTACCATGCATGGTGGGATGACAGCGATCCGCACCAAAAGAAAAACGAAGCCGAACGGGTAGAAGAAGAAATGTATAAGGGTTGGAGTTTATAG
- a CDS encoding type IV secretion system protein — MNPLRRRPDHSAPPDGNAADIFEKGPMKPYSDDLLNFKQQRDTAFWLMKACIVIIGICVIVTVLIATTYNYKTYVVRVDNATGQVETGGELKATNYSPREAEIKYFLTNFVADTRTVPLDPVQYKNNVDRAAHYLTTQSANKLADMLKNDDPRAKLGKMTVQPTIRSIQLQPGSKGTYQVRWSEEEYSLSGSSTHRINNYVALFAVTVDPPTKEAELLINPLGLKIKDLTMSIESTSKAPTPALQGGTSNET, encoded by the coding sequence ATGAACCCACTCCGACGCCGCCCGGACCACAGTGCCCCGCCGGACGGAAACGCCGCTGACATCTTTGAAAAAGGGCCGATGAAACCCTACAGCGACGATCTTCTAAATTTCAAACAACAGCGCGATACGGCATTTTGGCTTATGAAAGCCTGTATTGTCATTATTGGCATCTGTGTCATCGTTACTGTCCTTATTGCCACCACGTATAACTACAAGACGTATGTCGTCCGCGTAGATAACGCCACCGGTCAGGTAGAAACCGGCGGAGAGCTGAAAGCCACAAACTACTCCCCACGGGAAGCCGAAATCAAATATTTCCTCACGAACTTCGTCGCCGATACCCGGACGGTCCCTCTCGATCCGGTCCAATACAAAAATAACGTAGACCGGGCCGCCCACTATCTCACCACACAGTCAGCCAACAAGCTGGCAGATATGCTGAAAAACGACGATCCGCGGGCAAAGCTGGGCAAAATGACCGTGCAGCCTACGATCCGCAGTATCCAGCTGCAGCCCGGCTCCAAGGGAACGTATCAGGTGCGTTGGTCTGAAGAAGAGTATTCCCTCTCCGGTTCCTCGACGCATCGGATTAATAACTACGTTGCGCTGTTTGCCGTAACTGTCGATCCGCCGACCAAAGAAGCCGAGCTCCTGATTAATCCGCTTGGATTGAAAATCAAGGATCTCACCATGTCCATAGAATCGACATCTAAAGCGCCGACACCAGCACTGCAGGGAGGAACCAGCAATGAAACTTAA
- a CDS encoding TrbG/VirB9 family P-type conjugative transfer protein yields the protein MKLKQTALLVALTCCISTAFAADEAKSTYDTSDGSCSAAKVVYEYKPDSLFRVNVQMGYVTDIALKPGETITYLGAGDTKRWLIDQSSVGSTSHIYIKPLAKGISTNMIINTNQRTYRLYLVSVTSNYTPIVEFSFPDEAFQKMMARPLPWKSKEEKLFYDIYMEKKDGAYALKKLNRKYKVKKHGKLEKTLYPAEIFDDGTRTYILMPQSNKYDLPVLYNVDYENKMTLVNYRIKNGYIIADRVFRKARLCYTPKTYLDILPSDVLYGGAEN from the coding sequence ATGAAACTTAAACAAACCGCCCTCCTGGTTGCACTGACCTGCTGTATATCCACAGCTTTTGCCGCTGACGAAGCCAAGTCTACATACGATACCAGCGACGGCAGCTGTTCGGCCGCCAAAGTGGTATACGAGTATAAGCCGGACAGTTTGTTCCGTGTCAACGTGCAAATGGGTTATGTCACAGATATAGCTTTAAAACCGGGCGAGACCATTACGTACCTTGGCGCCGGCGATACTAAGCGCTGGCTTATCGACCAGTCTTCCGTCGGCTCGACATCCCATATCTATATCAAGCCGTTGGCAAAAGGTATCTCTACAAATATGATCATCAACACCAACCAGCGCACGTACCGCCTGTATCTCGTATCCGTGACATCCAACTATACGCCGATCGTGGAGTTCTCTTTCCCGGACGAAGCTTTCCAAAAAATGATGGCGCGTCCTCTGCCATGGAAGAGCAAAGAAGAAAAGCTATTCTATGACATCTATATGGAAAAGAAAGACGGCGCCTATGCCTTAAAAAAGCTGAACCGAAAATACAAGGTCAAAAAGCACGGAAAATTGGAAAAGACATTGTATCCTGCCGAAATTTTTGACGACGGTACGAGGACATACATCCTCATGCCTCAGTCCAATAAATACGATTTACCGGTGTTATACAACGTCGATTACGAGAACAAAATGACCCTCGTAAACTATCGCATCAAAAACGGATATATCATCGCCGACAGGGTGTTCCGCAAAGCCCGCCTTTGCTATACCCCGAAAACATACCTGGACATCCTGCCGTCTGACGTGCTGTACGGAGGTGCAGAAAACTGA
- a CDS encoding TrbI/VirB10 family protein has product MDIKYFISDLLENLKKRFRKTSSEESDWNTDYETSFYQQDYPNGKQDIPTGARPQNPADGELYIPDDEEDEGSRADRLRKKHILTAGGIVAFIAAASMAYTTLVPDTPDASKQQQPQETTVSARAGNKDLPSKYSDIAKYQNNQKPKGKESKGGNAAAKSHAAPTESQPVAVRRSRAASSSSSSSAPSVAAARQPSISAEQKAAQRAAAEAQKAEEEAMNSSIAFKVAAAVTNAVAGTATVQAAEPQPNENLFYDAGDESNGQYALQAGSVIPATLQTGVSSDMPGGDVVALVRQNIYDSLTGTHLLIPQGSKIIGTYGQAGARGNKRIGVVFERIILPDGSSLELPDQKAIDGTGTPGLIDKYTTHSSTLFKTAFMTALLGAAAQSATGNTSGDDNRSPGQEAVAGAVAEVMETASDLIDRDANIAPTITISPGYQFNIFINQDLLIGEYSE; this is encoded by the coding sequence ATGGATATAAAATATTTCATCTCAGATTTACTAGAAAACCTAAAAAAACGCTTTAGGAAAACGAGTTCGGAAGAAAGCGACTGGAACACGGACTATGAAACGTCGTTTTATCAGCAGGACTATCCTAATGGCAAACAAGATATACCTACTGGCGCCCGTCCCCAGAATCCGGCAGACGGAGAGCTCTATATACCGGACGATGAAGAAGACGAAGGAAGCCGTGCCGATCGGCTGCGCAAAAAACATATCCTGACAGCCGGCGGCATCGTGGCCTTTATCGCCGCGGCCTCTATGGCCTATACCACGCTGGTACCGGATACGCCGGATGCATCGAAACAGCAGCAGCCGCAGGAAACTACCGTATCGGCCCGGGCAGGCAACAAAGACTTGCCCAGCAAGTACAGCGACATCGCCAAATATCAGAACAATCAAAAACCAAAAGGAAAAGAATCCAAGGGAGGGAATGCAGCTGCAAAATCCCATGCGGCGCCAACGGAAAGCCAGCCCGTTGCCGTACGGCGCAGCCGTGCAGCCAGCAGTTCATCTTCCTCGTCGGCTCCGTCTGTAGCAGCTGCCCGTCAGCCAAGTATTTCGGCCGAACAGAAAGCCGCCCAGCGGGCAGCCGCCGAAGCACAGAAAGCCGAAGAAGAAGCCATGAACAGCTCTATCGCATTTAAAGTTGCCGCGGCGGTGACCAATGCCGTCGCCGGTACCGCTACTGTACAGGCCGCGGAACCGCAGCCAAACGAAAATTTATTTTACGACGCCGGGGATGAATCGAACGGCCAGTATGCCCTGCAGGCTGGCTCCGTTATCCCGGCCACACTGCAGACCGGCGTATCCAGCGACATGCCAGGCGGCGACGTCGTGGCCCTGGTACGTCAGAACATTTATGACAGCCTGACGGGCACGCATCTGTTAATCCCCCAGGGCAGTAAAATCATTGGTACGTATGGTCAGGCCGGAGCACGCGGCAACAAGCGAATCGGCGTCGTTTTTGAACGCATCATTTTGCCTGATGGTTCCAGTCTGGAACTCCCCGATCAGAAAGCCATAGACGGTACAGGTACGCCGGGGCTGATTGACAAATATACCACCCACTCGTCCACCCTATTTAAGACCGCATTTATGACGGCCCTTCTCGGCGCCGCCGCCCAGTCGGCGACAGGCAATACCAGCGGCGATGACAACCGAAGTCCGGGCCAGGAAGCCGTGGCCGGCGCCGTAGCCGAAGTCATGGAAACGGCCAGCGACCTCATCGACCGTGACGCCAATATTGCGCCGACAATCACCATTTCTCCTGGCTATCAATTTAACATTTTTATCAATCAAGATTTATTGATTGGTGAGTACAGTGAGTAG
- a CDS encoding type IV secretory system conjugative DNA transfer family protein, which produces MSRIALFFFCFLPAVGGSWMGTQKFAQLIQYDTQFLGTPLLQFGTTTLYAPWKLLTWYGMYRAYVPGLFKDVMLYPIGGLILSFVLLVIFRPQKQLTSHGSAHWGAYKDLVKMGLISGSGVVVGLYDNSLIRNATALLRYLENKKNESESYGEMTFDKQLEKERARHAQSLAKLTFQKDMAAPGSKPSVALEKEIEKHRNWLENPPAYKPKKCSSAYLWKRLYDAAFGIYTKLPHFYLRDNQSRHVLLVAPTRSGKGVGVIVPTLLGGWKESVIVNDIKSENWGITAGYRKRMGQKVIKFEPTCADGSSARWNPLDEIRIGTPEEVSTAQNIANVIANYEGKENADHWIANAANVISIVILHLKYAHCTDKLHYPNPPNLYTVASFLKAAAAPTVLEDGTIDDAEYSVQDFVTAIQALQNYEHVPREGIDIEEWDMKQQAYVTRHFTPDDLHHMYPDDFIGPSEAPYTHPIINRGFIEIAKKPDNELGSIISTANTALKEYLDPVLTMNTRCSDFCIDDLMKHPRPVSLYLITPPSDLLRMSPIFRLFFELMVGRHTKEIAEYKNGRAAKPAYLHKCLLLMDEFNSLGNLKRFVSAFAFTAGFGMKGFLVMQGLDQLFKTYGKDNEIPMNTSLQIFFSPNEDKTAAYLEKNLGNQTIIAESISDTGQWFRKNISRSEISRPLMTAEETRRLGDNEIIFAQNNPPILTQKIRYYEQDFFTRKLADAPYVSDVLRTGGRAETINANPRREERLAQRRQKLKETYGLIQEKEGETYGLSCQTPTAHEETGTAERTAAETGSKTPGIHQSDQQRAEGHQ; this is translated from the coding sequence GTGAGTAGAATTGCACTCTTTTTCTTCTGCTTTCTGCCTGCCGTCGGCGGCAGCTGGATGGGGACGCAGAAATTTGCACAGTTGATTCAGTATGATACGCAGTTTCTCGGAACTCCGTTGCTGCAGTTTGGCACAACAACGCTGTATGCGCCATGGAAATTGCTTACGTGGTACGGCATGTACCGTGCCTATGTTCCCGGTCTTTTTAAAGACGTCATGCTGTATCCCATCGGCGGCTTGATTTTGTCCTTCGTCCTACTCGTTATCTTTCGCCCGCAAAAGCAGCTTACCAGTCACGGCAGCGCTCATTGGGGCGCATACAAAGACCTGGTAAAAATGGGCCTCATTTCCGGCTCCGGCGTTGTCGTAGGCCTCTACGACAACAGCCTAATCCGGAATGCTACGGCCTTGCTCCGATACCTGGAAAACAAGAAAAACGAGTCCGAGAGCTACGGTGAAATGACCTTTGACAAGCAGCTTGAAAAAGAACGGGCCCGTCACGCACAGTCCCTGGCTAAGCTCACCTTTCAAAAAGACATGGCAGCCCCAGGAAGCAAACCGTCTGTGGCCTTGGAAAAGGAAATAGAAAAACACCGTAATTGGCTGGAAAACCCGCCAGCATATAAGCCGAAAAAATGTTCGTCGGCGTACCTTTGGAAACGCTTGTATGATGCAGCCTTTGGGATTTATACCAAACTCCCGCACTTTTACTTGAGGGATAACCAAAGCCGGCACGTTTTACTCGTCGCCCCAACCCGATCCGGGAAAGGCGTCGGCGTTATCGTCCCAACCTTACTAGGAGGCTGGAAAGAATCGGTCATCGTCAACGACATCAAATCGGAAAACTGGGGGATCACAGCAGGATACCGGAAAAGAATGGGCCAGAAAGTCATTAAATTCGAGCCAACCTGCGCAGACGGTTCCAGCGCCCGCTGGAACCCGCTGGACGAGATCCGGATCGGCACGCCTGAAGAAGTATCGACAGCCCAGAACATCGCAAATGTCATCGCAAATTACGAAGGCAAAGAAAATGCCGACCACTGGATTGCCAACGCCGCCAACGTTATCTCTATAGTCATCCTCCACTTAAAGTATGCCCACTGCACAGATAAGCTCCATTACCCCAATCCACCGAACCTGTACACCGTTGCCAGTTTCCTCAAAGCAGCGGCCGCTCCTACGGTACTTGAAGACGGCACCATCGACGATGCAGAATACAGCGTGCAGGATTTTGTCACGGCCATACAGGCGCTTCAAAACTATGAGCATGTGCCGAGAGAAGGCATCGACATCGAGGAATGGGATATGAAACAGCAAGCTTACGTCACCCGGCACTTTACGCCGGACGACCTGCACCACATGTACCCGGACGATTTTATTGGTCCCTCAGAAGCGCCGTACACCCATCCTATCATCAACCGCGGGTTTATCGAAATTGCAAAAAAACCGGACAACGAGCTGGGCAGTATCATTTCCACGGCCAATACAGCCCTCAAAGAGTATTTGGACCCGGTGCTTACGATGAATACACGGTGCAGCGATTTCTGCATCGACGATCTGATGAAACATCCCAGACCCGTATCACTGTACCTTATTACTCCTCCAAGCGACCTCCTGCGTATGTCCCCTATTTTCCGGCTCTTTTTTGAACTGATGGTAGGACGCCACACGAAGGAAATTGCGGAGTACAAAAACGGCAGGGCTGCCAAACCGGCATACCTGCATAAATGCCTGCTCCTGATGGATGAATTTAACAGCCTGGGCAACCTCAAGCGTTTTGTCTCAGCTTTTGCGTTTACGGCGGGGTTCGGAATGAAAGGTTTTCTCGTCATGCAAGGCCTGGATCAGCTATTTAAAACATACGGAAAGGATAACGAGATCCCTATGAACACTAGCCTTCAGATCTTCTTTTCCCCAAACGAAGACAAAACGGCCGCGTACTTGGAAAAAAATCTCGGCAACCAGACCATCATTGCCGAATCCATTTCCGATACGGGGCAATGGTTTAGGAAAAACATTTCACGGAGCGAGATTTCCCGTCCCCTTATGACGGCCGAAGAAACGCGGCGCCTGGGTGACAACGAAATCATTTTTGCCCAGAATAACCCGCCCATTTTAACGCAAAAAATCCGTTACTACGAGCAGGATTTCTTTACCCGCAAACTGGCGGACGCTCCCTACGTCAGCGACGTGCTCCGTACCGGCGGCAGAGCCGAGACCATCAATGCCAACCCGCGACGGGAAGAGCGTCTTGCACAGCGCCGCCAGAAGCTCAAAGAAACATACGGACTAATCCAAGAGAAAGAAGGTGAAACCTATGGTCTCTCATGTCAAACTCCAACAGCTCATGAGGAAACAGGAACTGCTGAACGAACGGCGGCGGAAACAGGAAGCAAAACTCCGGGAATCCATCAAAGCGACCAGCAGCGAGCTGAGGGACATCAGTAA
- a CDS encoding ATPase, T2SS/T4P/T4SS family: MINSSLQSLWGNGISELMERKDITEIYVNDDGYIRYQSYKEGKVKTNIYLSSDKIQAIIEILAGQVGKVVNEDIPSISTEIRGYGARFQGEIPPIVRNPQFNIRKKADRIFTLAEYVANGTLSPYYKDYIEKAIADRKNILIVGGTGTGKTTFLNAILEAIARISPYHRIISLEDLPELQCPADDYSPMFTKQETNSQGIKYNMTRLLADCMRRSPDRIIVGEVRDGAAYTMLKAWNTGHEGGVCTVHANSAELALTRIRSLAREDPDAAGDINDLIGEAIDVVISIVHTDLGGGQKGRVVNDIIEVKTYDDVRQEFVLRHVPNNTALKSAI; the protein is encoded by the coding sequence ATGATCAACAGCTCTCTGCAATCCTTGTGGGGCAATGGGATATCAGAGCTGATGGAACGCAAAGACATTACCGAAATCTATGTCAACGACGACGGCTATATCCGGTATCAGTCCTACAAAGAGGGAAAGGTTAAAACGAACATATACCTGTCATCCGACAAGATCCAGGCTATTATCGAAATACTTGCCGGTCAGGTAGGTAAAGTCGTCAACGAAGACATTCCCAGTATTTCTACCGAAATCCGGGGATACGGGGCCCGGTTCCAGGGCGAGATCCCTCCGATTGTCCGCAATCCCCAGTTCAACATCCGTAAAAAGGCCGACAGGATTTTTACTCTTGCTGAATACGTCGCAAACGGCACCCTCAGTCCCTATTACAAGGACTATATCGAAAAAGCCATTGCCGACCGCAAGAATATCCTGATCGTCGGCGGCACCGGTACCGGCAAGACGACCTTTCTCAACGCCATCTTGGAAGCCATAGCCCGGATCTCTCCGTACCATCGCATCATCTCACTCGAAGACCTGCCGGAGCTGCAGTGCCCGGCTGATGACTACTCCCCTATGTTTACCAAACAGGAGACAAATAGCCAGGGCATCAAATACAACATGACCCGATTGCTGGCAGACTGCATGCGAAGGTCTCCTGATAGAATCATCGTCGGCGAAGTCCGGGATGGCGCCGCGTATACCATGCTTAAAGCCTGGAACACAGGACATGAAGGCGGCGTTTGCACAGTCCATGCCAACTCTGCCGAACTTGCCCTTACCCGTATCCGCAGTTTGGCCCGGGAAGATCCAGACGCAGCCGGCGACATCAATGACCTGATTGGCGAAGCCATCGACGTCGTTATCAGCATCGTCCATACCGACCTCGGCGGCGGCCAGAAAGGCCGCGTCGTCAACGATATTATCGAAGTCAAAACCTATGACGACGTAAGACAAGAATTTGTTCTCCGTCACGTACCAAATAATACTGCGCTGAAAAGTGCTATATAG
- a CDS encoding TrbC/VirB2 family protein, which produces MHTNNTLHAFIVKQKAAMQRRYLYKVAGLSLFLSTSPIFTFASDVGITDTADVDSWPWTKFLNSLADQLTGPLPTTLGIMGIAAAAIAMFAGHGGAGTQKFIMLVFAISICLFAPNFVEIITDSAGGATIYGV; this is translated from the coding sequence ATGCACACCAACAACACCCTGCACGCATTCATTGTAAAGCAGAAAGCTGCCATGCAGCGCCGCTATCTGTACAAGGTAGCCGGCCTGTCTTTATTCCTTTCTACGAGTCCTATCTTTACCTTTGCCAGCGATGTCGGCATTACCGATACAGCCGACGTTGATTCCTGGCCTTGGACAAAGTTTTTAAACTCCCTTGCCGATCAGCTTACCGGCCCCCTGCCTACGACACTTGGCATCATGGGGATCGCGGCCGCCGCTATCGCCATGTTTGCCGGACACGGTGGAGCGGGTACACAAAAATTTATCATGCTTGTCTTTGCTATCTCCATCTGCTTATTTGCACCGAACTTCGTAGAAATTATTACGGACAGCGCCGGCGGCGCCACCATTTACGGGGTATAA
- a CDS encoding VirB3 family type IV secretion system protein produces the protein MATEEIPEGYEAPLHRSLTKPLYWGGVPRNILLLEVLIGVLGGIILKTFIVPVLAVGVHFIFRYLGTQDPYFLDVFWRGKDYESYYEP, from the coding sequence ATGGCAACAGAAGAAATCCCCGAAGGCTACGAAGCGCCGTTACACAGAAGTCTTACAAAGCCCCTGTATTGGGGCGGCGTCCCCCGTAATATTCTGCTGCTTGAGGTACTCATCGGCGTCCTGGGAGGCATCATTTTAAAGACCTTTATCGTCCCCGTCTTGGCCGTCGGCGTACATTTTATCTTTAGGTACCTTGGTACGCAAGATCCATATTTCTTAGACGTGTTCTGGCGCGGCAAGGATTACGAAAGTTATTACGAACCCTAA